The following proteins come from a genomic window of Miscanthus floridulus cultivar M001 chromosome 2, ASM1932011v1, whole genome shotgun sequence:
- the LOC136537794 gene encoding putative UDP-rhamnose:rhamnosyltransferase 1 produces MDEAAASTKLNVVLFPWLAFGHMIPYLELAKRLAVRGHSVIVLSTPRNVARLPPVPADLSPRVRLVALPAPVVDGLPEGAESTADVPPEKNELIKKAVDGLAAPFAAFLADAVADDGGSRRPDWIVMDFCHHWLPAIAEAHGVPCAAFLIVQPTTIAFLGPRWAQAAHPRTTLEDFTAPPRWCPSFPSAIAYRRHEAGWAVDAFRPNASGVSDIERMWQIIERTRFTFYRGCDEVEPGVFALLTDLFHKPAIPAGVLLQPDLADGDGSSRSADARSEVLQWLDRQPPKSTIYVALGSEAPLTASNLHELALGLELAGVRFLWAFRKPSGMSAPTSTDVAELLPAGFEDRTRGHGLVCSGWVPQVAVLAHASVGAFLTHCGWGSTIESLVFGCPLVMLPFVVDQGLIARTMAERGIGVEVARDEGDGSFGRDCGVAAAVRSVMVEEQGKVFASNAERLKQALRDQRRQDQYMDELVGYLKRYKDDSC; encoded by the coding sequence ATGGATGAAGCGGCAGCCAGCACGAAGCTGAACGTGGTGCTGTTCCCGTGGTTGGCGTTCGGCCACATGATCCCGTACCTGGAGCTCGCCAAGCGCCTGGCGGTGCGGGGCCACTCCGTCATCGTCCTCTCCACGCCGAGGAACGTCGCCAGGCTCCCGCCCGTGCCGGCGGACCTGTCGCCCCGCGTGCGCCTCGTGGCGCTGCCCGCGCCCGTCGTGGACGGCCTGCCCGAAGGCGCCGAGTCCACGGCCGACGTGCCGCCGGAGAAGAACGAGCTCATAAAGAAGGCGGTCGACGGCCTGGCCGCCCCGTTCGCGGCGTTCCTCGCGGACGCCGTCGCCGACGACGGTGGGAGCAGGAGGCCCGACTGGATCGTCATGGACTTCTGCCACCACTGGCTCCCCGCGATCGCCGAGGCGCACGGGGTGCCGTGCGCCGCGTTCCTGATCGTGCAGCCCACCACGATCGCGTTCCTGGGGCCGCGGTGGGCGCAGGCCGCGCACCCGCGCACGACGCTGGAAGACTTCACCGCGCCGCCCAGGTGGTGCCCGTCCTTCCCTTCCGCCATCGCCTACCGCCGCCACGAGGCCGGCTGGGCCGTCGACGCGTTCCGGCCCAACGCGTCCGGGGTGTCTGACATAGAACGCATGTGGCAGATCATAGAGCGCACCCGCTTCACCTTCTACCGCGGCTGCGACGAGGTCGAGCCCGGGGTGTTCGCGCTCCTCACCGATCTCTTCCATAAACCGGCCATCCCCGCCGGGGTCCTCTTGCAGCCCGACCTTGCCGACGGCGACGGCAGCTCCCGCTCAGCAGATGCCCGCTCCGAGGTGCTTCAGTGGCTGGACAGGCAGCCACCAAAGTCCACCATCTACGTCGCGCTTGGGAGCGAGGCGCCGCTGACGGCCAGCAACCTGCACGAGCTCGCGCTGGGGCTGGAACTCGCCGGCGTCCGCTTCCTATGGGCTTTCCGGAAGCCGAGCGGCATGTCCGCGCCCACCAGCACCGACGTGGCCGAGCTGCTGCCTGCCGGGTTCGAGGACCGAACACGGGGTCACGGCCTCGTGTGCTCGGGGTGGGTGCCACAGGTGGCTGTGCTCGCGCACGCCTCGGTGGGCGCGTTCCTGACGCACTGCGGGTGGGGCTCCACCATCGAGAGCCTCGTGTTCGGGTGCCCGCTGGTCATGCTGCCGTTCGTCGTCGACCAGGGCCTCATCGCACGGACGATGGCGGAGCGGGGCATCGGCGTGGAGGTGGCGAgggacgagggagacggctcgtTTGGCAGAGACTGCGGCGTCGCGGCGGCGGTGCGGAGCGTCATGGTGGAGGAACAGGGAAAGGTGTTCGCGAGTAACGCGGAGAGGCTGAAGCAAGCTCTCCGTGATCAGCGACGGCAGGATCAGTACATGGACGAGCTTGTGGGATATCTTAAACGCTACAAGGATGACAGCTGCTAG